The following are encoded in a window of Rosa chinensis cultivar Old Blush chromosome 4, RchiOBHm-V2, whole genome shotgun sequence genomic DNA:
- the LOC112200309 gene encoding probable aldo-keto reductase 2 isoform X1, protein MASIRRMKLGSQGLEVSAQGLGCVGMSVFSGPPKPEADMIKLIHHAIDAGVAFLDTADVYGPFTNELLLGKALSGGVRDEVELATKFGISFEDNKREIIRGDPAYVRSACEGSLKRLGVDSIDLYYQHRIDTRVPIEVTVGELKKLVEEGKIKYIGLSEASASTIRRAHAVHPITAAQLEWSLWSRDVEEEIVPTCRELGIGIVAYSPLARGFFSLGAKFIESLPNNDSRKKLPRFQAENLEHNETIFQRVSELAARKGCTPSQLALAWIHHQGNDVCPIPGTTKIENFDQNIKALSVKLTPEEMAELESFASADAVKGDRYQTGISTWMNSETPPLSSWKAT, encoded by the exons ATGGCGAGCATCAGGAGGATGAAGCTGGGGTCACAAGGCCTGGAGGTCTCGGCTCAAGGGCTGGGTTGCGTGGGCATGTCCGTCTTCTCTGGCCCCCCGAAGCCTGAAGCCGACATGATCAAGCTCATCCACCACGCCATCGACGCCGGCGTCGCCTTCCTTGATACCGCTGACGTTTACGGTCCCTTCACCAACGAACTTCTTCTTGGCAAG GCTTTGAGTGGAGGGGTGAGAGACGAGGTTGAATTGGCCACCAAATTTGGTATCAGCTTTGAGGACAACAAGAGAGAGATTATTCGAGGCGACCCGGCATATGTCAGGTCTGCTTGTGAAGGAAGCTTGAAACGACTTGGTGTAGATTCTATTGATCTCTATTATCAGCATCGGATTGACACCCGTGTCCCCATCGAAGTCAcg GTGGGGGAGCTCAAGAAGCTTGTTGAAGAGGGTAAGATAAAGTACATTGGTCTGTCTGAGGCGTCAGCTTCAACAATAAGAAGAGCCCATGCTGTTCATCCAATAACTGCTGCGCAGCTGGAGTGGTCCTTGTGGTCAAGAGATGTGGAGGAAGAAATAGTTCCTACTTGTCG GGAACTTGGCATTGGTATTGTTGCATACAGTCCTCTAGCAAGAGGATTTTTTTCACTGGGGGCCAAGTTCATTGAAAGTCTTCCAAACAATGATTCCCGAAAG AAGTTGCCCAGGTTTCAAGCTGAAAACCTAGAGCATAATGAAACAATATTCCAGCGGGTTAGTGAACTTGCAGCAAGGAAGGGATGTACCCCATCTCAACTTGCCCTGGCTTGGATTCATCACCAAGGAAATGATGTGTGCCCTATACCCGGAACTACCAAGATTGAGAATTTTGACCAGAACATTAAGGCTCTATCTGTAAAACTGACACCAGAAGAAATGGCTGAGCTTGAATCTTTTGCTTCGGCAGATGCTGTTAAGGGCGACAGATATCAGACTGGCATCAGTACTTGGATGAACTCTGAAACTCCACCACTGTCTTCATGGAAAGCCACATAA
- the LOC112200309 gene encoding probable aldo-keto reductase 2 isoform X2: MASIRRMKLGSQGLEVSAQGLGCVGMSVFSGPPKPEADMIKLIHHAIDAGVAFLDTADVYGPFTNELLLGKALSGGVRDEVELATKFGISFEDNKREIIRGDPAYVRSACEGSLKRLGVDSIDLYYQHRIDTRVPIEVTVGELKKLVEEGKIKYIGLSEASASTIRRAHAVHPITAAQLEWSLWSRDVEEEIVPTCRELGIGIVAYSPLARGFFSLGAKFIESLPNNDSRKEVG; the protein is encoded by the exons ATGGCGAGCATCAGGAGGATGAAGCTGGGGTCACAAGGCCTGGAGGTCTCGGCTCAAGGGCTGGGTTGCGTGGGCATGTCCGTCTTCTCTGGCCCCCCGAAGCCTGAAGCCGACATGATCAAGCTCATCCACCACGCCATCGACGCCGGCGTCGCCTTCCTTGATACCGCTGACGTTTACGGTCCCTTCACCAACGAACTTCTTCTTGGCAAG GCTTTGAGTGGAGGGGTGAGAGACGAGGTTGAATTGGCCACCAAATTTGGTATCAGCTTTGAGGACAACAAGAGAGAGATTATTCGAGGCGACCCGGCATATGTCAGGTCTGCTTGTGAAGGAAGCTTGAAACGACTTGGTGTAGATTCTATTGATCTCTATTATCAGCATCGGATTGACACCCGTGTCCCCATCGAAGTCAcg GTGGGGGAGCTCAAGAAGCTTGTTGAAGAGGGTAAGATAAAGTACATTGGTCTGTCTGAGGCGTCAGCTTCAACAATAAGAAGAGCCCATGCTGTTCATCCAATAACTGCTGCGCAGCTGGAGTGGTCCTTGTGGTCAAGAGATGTGGAGGAAGAAATAGTTCCTACTTGTCG GGAACTTGGCATTGGTATTGTTGCATACAGTCCTCTAGCAAGAGGATTTTTTTCACTGGGGGCCAAGTTCATTGAAAGTCTTCCAAACAATGATTCCCGAAAG GAGGTGGGGTAG